In a single window of the Montipora capricornis isolate CH-2021 chromosome 11, ASM3666992v2, whole genome shotgun sequence genome:
- the LOC138023435 gene encoding uncharacterized protein, which yields MARAANRLRQRLRPEDPKDLDFQLVEDCIPEGFFQADVYVKERRHLIFATVEQLMTVAKAKSWYIDGTFKLVRKPFQQLVTINAFVRSGDHTKQVPLLFVLMSGKSTKDYKKVMKKVMRLLPIQPAVQQVTLDFEKVIWKALRSVLPTVKLQGCVFHWTQALWRKVQELGLQTAYSGNDAVYRYIRKLMALPFLPQHEIRPMFVLLSVLAETQPLRNLIEYIQEQ from the exons ATGGCGCGAGCTGCAAACCGCCTGCGGCAGAGACTTCGCCCAGAGGATCCTAAGGACCTCGACTTCCAACTAGTGGAGGACTGCATACCGGAAGGATTCTTTCAGGCAGACGTTTACGTGAAGGAAAGAAGACATCTCATCTTCGCTACAGTTGAACAACTGATGACCGTCGCCAAGGCCAAGTCTTGGTATATTGACGGTACATTTAAATTAGTACGGAAACCATTCCAGCAGCTGGTAACGATCAATGCTTTCGTTCGATCAGGTGACCACACGAAACAAGTTCCACTGTTGTTCGTTCTCATGTCCGGGAAAAGTACGAAAGACTACAAAAAG GTAATGAAGAAAGTAATGCGCCTGCTGCCAATTCAACCCGCTGTCCAGCAGGTCACCCTCGACTTCGAGAAGGTTATCTGGAAGGCGCTAAGATCAGTCTTACCAACAGTGAAGCTTCAAGGTTGCGTATTTCACTGGACTCAGGCCCTGTGGAGGAAG GTACAAGAACTTGGTCTCCAAACAGCCTATAGTGGCAATGACGCAGTGTACCGGTACATCCGAAAACTTATGGCCCTCCCGTTCTTGCCTCAACATGAGATCAGACCCATGTTCGTGCTCCTCAGCGTCCTGGCAGAGACCCAGCCCCTGCGCAATCTTATTGAATACATCCAGGAGCAGTGA